One genomic region from Alosa alosa isolate M-15738 ecotype Scorff River chromosome 12, AALO_Geno_1.1, whole genome shotgun sequence encodes:
- the exosc2 gene encoding exosome complex component RRP4 translates to MAADMRLPTFRKQVSLSGPKSATASLVVPGDIITSDTGFMRGHGTYLDEEKLTASVAGEVERVNKLICVRPLKTRYNGEVGDVVVGRITEVQQKRWKVETNSRLDSVLLLSAVNLPGGELRRRSAEDELSMRDYLQEGDLISAEVQAVFSDGALSLHTRSLKYGKLGQGVLVQVSPSLVKRQKTHFHNLPCGASIILGNNGFIWLYPTPGQQDEVAGGYYTSIEPVSLSDREVISRLRNCILALAAHKVMLFDTSVLYCYESALTHQIKDILKPEVMEEVVLQTRHRLADQEG, encoded by the exons ATGGCCGCGGACATGAGATTGCCCACTTTTCGGAAACAAGTATCTCTTTCTGGTCCAAAAAGTGCAACAGCCAGCCTTGTTGTTCCTGGAGATATTATTACATCAGACACTGGTTTTATGCG GGGCCATGGGACATATTTGGATGAAGAAAAGCTCACTGCGTCTGTAGCTGGGGAGGTCGAGAGAGTTAACAAACTTATTTGTGTTCGTCCTTTAAAGACGAG ATATAATGGTGAAGTTGGCGATGTGGTTGTTGGAAGGATTACAGAG GTGCAACAGAAACGATGGAAAGTGGAGACTAACTCTCGTCTAGACTCTGTGTTGCTCCTCTCTGCTGTTAACTTACCTGGTGGAGAGCTG AGACGGCGATCAGCAGAGGATGAGTTGTCTATGAGAGACTACCTCCAAGAGGGCGACCTCATCAGT GCCGAGGTGCAGGCTGTCTTCTCTGATGGAGCCCTATCTCTCCACACACGCAGTTTGAAATATGGAAAG CTGGGCCAGGGTGTTCTAGTTCAGGTGTCCCCTTCGCTCGTGAAGAGGCAGAAAACCCACTTTCACAACCTCCCCTGTGGGGCCTCCATCATTCTGGGGAACAACGGCTTCATATGGCTCTACCCCACTCCTGGACAGCAGGATGAAGTTGCTGGGGGATACTACACCAGCATAGAG CCTGTGTCCCTGTCAGATCGGGAGGTGATATCTCGACTGAGAAACTGCATTCTTGCCCTGGCAGCCCACAAGGTCATGTTGTTTGACACAAGTGTACTGTACTGCTATGAGTCCGCCCTCACACACCAG ATTAAAGACATTCTGAAACCAGAGGTCATGGAGGAAGTTGTCTTGCAAACAAGGCACCGGCTAGCTGACCAGGAGGGTTGA
- the LOC125304894 gene encoding PR domain zinc finger protein 12-like, whose product MGSVLPAEALMLKSGYKSQSRSLSEIITSDILHSFLYGRWRNVLGEHLFEEKTNSISPKTAFTAEVLAQSFTGEVQKLSSLVLPSEVIIAQSSIPGEGLGIFSKTWIKAGTEMGPFTGRVTSPEHVDLLKNNNLMWEVFNEDGTVRYFIDASQEDHRSWMTYIKCARNEQEQNLEVVQIGSSIYYKALETIPPDQELLVWYGNSHNTFLGIPGVPNTEDEQQKKSRNEDSHHSDGSSSSSSSSVPVSASTSRMRCVICHRGFNSRSNLRSHMRIHTLDKPFACRFCNRRFSQSSTLRNHVRLHTGERPYKCEVCQSAYSQLAGLRAHQKSARHRPGAEASHQGSSPPPPPPPHPSHPTQQMAPPPPMPHPAVSLIHHHIPTMVL is encoded by the exons ATGGGTTCAGTATTGCCTGCAGAAGCTCTAATGCTGAAATCCGGATACAAATCTCAGAGTCGTTCCTTGTCTGAAATCATCACCTCGGACATTCTGCATAGTTTCCTCTATGGCCGCTGGAGAAACGTTCTGGGGGAGCACCTTTTCGAGGAGAAGACCAACAGCATCAGTCCCAAAACTGCCTTCACCGCCGAGGTCCTCGCACAGTCCTTCACCGGTG AGGTGCAGAAGCTGTCGAGTCTGGTCTTACCCAGTGAGGTCATCATCGCGCAAAGCTCCATCCCTGGGGAGGGCCTCGGGATTTTCTCCAAGACTTGGATCAAAGCCGGCACCGAAATGGGCCCCTTCACGGGAAGAGTCACCTCTCCTGAGCACGTGGATTTACTGAAGAACAATAATTTGATGTGGGAG GTTTTTAACGAAGATGGGACGGTGCGCTACTTCATCGACGCCAGTCAGGAAGACCACCGTAGCTGGATGACCTATATCAAGTGCGCTCGCAACGAGCAGGAGCAGAATCTGGAGGTGGTGCAGATTGGCAGCAGCATTTACTACAAGGCTTTAGAG ACTATCCCCCCAGACCAAGAGCTGCTTGTCTGGTATGGAAATTCACACAATACATTTCTTGGCATACCTGGAGTTCCCAACACAGAAGAtgaacagcagaaaaaaagtcGAAATG AGGATTCACATCACAGCGacggctcctcttcctcctcctcctcctcggtgCCTGTATCCGCCTCAACGAGCCGTATGCGCTGCGTCATCTGCCATCGGGGCTTTAACTCACGCAGCAACCTGCGCTCGCACATGCGCATCCACACGCTGGACAAGCCCTTCGCCTGCCGCTTCTGCAACCGCCGCTTCAGCCAGTCGTCCACGCTGCGCAACCACGTGCGCCTGCACACCGGCGAGCGACCCTACAAGTGTGAGGTGTGCCAGAGCGCCTACTCGCAGCTGGCCGGCCTCCGTGCCCACCAGAAGAGCGCCCGGCACCGGCCGGGGGCCGAGGCCAGCCACCAGGGCTCCTCtccaccaccccctcctcctccgcaTCCTTCTCATCCAACCCAGCAGATGGCGCCACCGCCTCCCATGCCCCACCCTGCCGTGTCCCTCATCCACCACCACATCCCTACCATGGTGCTCTGA